The uncultured Bacteroides sp. genome includes the window CTTCAGGGCACGGAACATACCGTATTGCCTGATATGATTGAAGTCGGTAGCTTCATCGGCATGGCTGCCATGACCGGGAGTGAACTCTGCATTAAGAATGTATCTTATGAAAATTTAGGCATCATTCCTGAAAGCTTCCGCCGTTTAGGCATCAAGCTGGAGCAGCGGGGGGATGATATCTTTATTCCGTCGCAAGAGTCTTATCAGATTGAATCGTTTATTGACGGTTCTATTATGACCATAGCCGATGCACCCTGGCCGGGGTTAACGCCCGACCTGCTTAGTGTGCTGTTGGTTATTGCTACACAAGCTAAGGGGAGTGTCTTGATTCATCAGAAAATGTTTGAAAGTCGCTTGTTCTTTGTGGATAAGCTTATTGATATGGGAGCCCAGATTATTCTTTGTGATCCGCATCGAGCCGTTGTTATAGGTCATAATCATGAATTTAAGTTGCGTGGAGGTAATATGATTTCTCCTGATATTCGTGCCGGAATAGCTTTGCTTATTGCTGCCATGAGTGCCGAAGGAACCAGTCGCATTCATAACATCGAACAGATAGATCGTGGTTATCAGAATATAGAAGGACGCTTAAATGCCATTGGTGCCAGAATTACCAGAATATAGAGGATGAATTCTTATTTATGATAAAATCAGAAGAAGTATATAAAATAGGGCTATTCAATAAACCACACGGCATTCATGGCGAATTGTCGTTTACCTTTTCCGATGACGTATTTGATCGTGTAGATTGTGATTATTTTATTTGTTTGCTAGACGGTATCTTTGTTCCGTTCTTCATTGAAGAATATCGTTTTCGTTCAGATTCTACTGCACTCGTTAAATTAGAAGGGATTGACTCCTCCGAACATGCCCGCATGTTCACTAATGTCGATGTGTATTTTCCAAAGAAATATGCCGAAAAATCGGAGACGGCAGGGCTCTCGTGGGAATACTTTGTCGGATTTTGCATGGAAGATATTCATTATGGAGTTCTGGGAGAGATTATTGAGGTAGATACTTCTACACTTAATACCTTGTTTGTTGTTCAGCCGGAAGAAGGAGAAGAACTTCTTATTCCTGCCTGCGAAGATTTTATTCGGGGCATCAATCAGGAACAGAGAATAATTACGGTCGATCTGCCCGAAGGATTAGTAGATCTTGATTTGGTTGAAGATGATGAGAATGCATGAAGAAGGTCTTAGATAAGCCTATGATAATAGTTGTACGGTAGATGAATTGTAAAAGTTAAATTGAATAAAGAAACAGGCGGCAAGTAAATCGAAATGCTTACATTTGCCCGATATTACCTGATAAAATGCCGAAAAAGAAACGTAGTAAAGCTTTCTGGAATAACATAAAGTTCAAATACAAGCTTACCATCATCAACGAAAATACGCTGGAAGAGGTGGTAGGACTTCGTGTATCTAAACTGAATGGAATGTCGGTGCTTCTTACTTCTTTAGTGGTTGTTTTCGTTATTACTGCCACAATTATTACTTTTACGCCTTTGCGCAATTATTTGCCGGGTTATATGAATAGTGAGGTTCGTGCTCAGGTAGTGCAAAATGCTTTGCGTCTTGATTCACTTCAGCAGTTGGTGGACAGGCAGAATCTGTACATTCTGAACATTCAGGATATCTTTAGCGGAAGAGTACGTGTTGATACGGTGCACTCTATGGATTCCCTTACTGCAATTCGGCAAGATTCTTTAATGGGGCGTACTAAGAGAGAAGAAGACTTCCGCCGGCAATACGAAGAAACGGAGAAATATAATCTTACGACAATAACTCTTCATCCTGAAGCCAGAAGCCTTGTTTTTTCTCTGCCTATGCGTGGTCTTATCACTGACCACTTTGATGTAGTTAAGAAACATTTCGGTGTGGACATTGCGGCAAGCCCTGATGAAAGTGTGCTAGCAGTACTCGATGGGACGGTAATAGTAAGTGATTATACTGCTGAAA containing:
- the rimM gene encoding ribosome maturation factor RimM (Essential for efficient processing of 16S rRNA), with protein sequence MIKSEEVYKIGLFNKPHGIHGELSFTFSDDVFDRVDCDYFICLLDGIFVPFFIEEYRFRSDSTALVKLEGIDSSEHARMFTNVDVYFPKKYAEKSETAGLSWEYFVGFCMEDIHYGVLGEIIEVDTSTLNTLFVVQPEEGEELLIPACEDFIRGINQEQRIITVDLPEGLVDLDLVEDDENA
- a CDS encoding M23 family metallopeptidase, with the protein product MPKKKRSKAFWNNIKFKYKLTIINENTLEEVVGLRVSKLNGMSVLLTSLVVVFVITATIITFTPLRNYLPGYMNSEVRAQVVQNALRLDSLQQLVDRQNLYILNIQDIFSGRVRVDTVHSMDSLTAIRQDSLMGRTKREEDFRRQYEETEKYNLTTITLHPEARSLVFSLPMRGLITDHFDVVKKHFGVDIAASPDESVLAVLDGTVIVSDYTAETGYLIEIQHSQDFISIYKQCGSLLKKEGDRVKAGEPIALMGNAGTPGSDSLLRFELWQKGRPVNPEAHIVF